The Carassius gibelio isolate Cgi1373 ecotype wild population from Czech Republic chromosome A1, carGib1.2-hapl.c, whole genome shotgun sequence region CTCTGGGGAAGGAAATTAAACCCTAATAGGACCGGCATGCATAGAAATGAGTCCCAGAGGCCGGGGAAACCTGGCGTGCCGCTGGAGACGCTGCAAATGGCAAATAATAATTTCCTCTCCAGCTTATCCCCCGAACACTGCAGACCTTTAGCAGGAGAATGCATGAACAAGCTGAAATGCGGTGCTGCCGAAGCAGAGATAATGAATCTCCAGGAACGTGTTGGAACTTTTTCCGCTATTCCGACGTTAGGGGGCATCTCATTGCCCCCCGGGGTCATCGTCATGACAGCCCTTCACTCCCCCGCAGCCGTTACAGACAGTGCGTTTCAGATTACCAATCTGGCAGACTGCCCACAGAATAATTCCTCCGCATCCAGCGGGAACCCGgcgaaaaagaaaaggaaaaggtgtGGGGTCTGCACGCCCTGCAGGAGGCTGATCAACTGTGGAGTGTGCAGCAGTTGTCGGAACCGTAAGACGGGTCACCAGATCTGCAAGTTTCGGAAATGCGAGGAGCTCAAAAAGAAGCCTGGCTCATTGCTAGAGGTGAGACACCATATTCTCTCTCCGTGCACTCAGAAGCATTAACCTTTCCTTCTAGTCACGTTTCTAAGCCCTTGAAAATAGCTTCAATGCCTGAACATCCCCCCGCCTCTCAAATCTGCCTCCCTGCCTAGCCTAATTGGCAGTAATTAGGGGTGTTTGTGCGGAGAGCAAGCTGAGCTTGGCTCAGACACGCTTAATTGCTGCCAGTCAGGCTGGGGCTGGAACACATCCCAACAACCAGGGCTTGGCTCCGCTCCAAGCTGAGCTGGGAAACGGTTATCAGCAGAGAGCCATCCTTCTGAGCACTTGGTCATTTTAACCAATTATAGAATCTGTCTCCTGACGAGGCTAGTCGATCTCCCCCGCAACGAGAGCCATAGGAACATTCCTGCCGCCGTTCTTCCTTCGCGCTTGGGATGCGGAAATCCTGGAATCTCATCCTAATGATAGGCCTATCCTTAAACcctgaaaacaaaatatatatatagctgaatCTATCTAGGAAACCTTTCAAGGTTTTAGATGAAGTGATTTTGGTCCAAATAATTTGTCTATAAAACAtacccctttaaaaataaaaattttgttgtGGATGCTTTGTTTGAAAGTGGACAAATAAAAGCTAGCTACGGCTCTGTTTACACCGGGTGAACATCTGTCATGGGCGATGTGATGTGGACAGTGCAAAATACAAGTGTAAGCAGTGCACAAATCTCTTTCAAAAAAAGTCTTTCAAAAGTCTTTCGTAGTGTCCTAATGCAGAATCACTGTCTACTCCTCTAAAAACAAAGCTTTGAAAATTGCACATTGACTAATACTGTAAGTCTGATCTTCAGCATGCAGTGCACTTCCCTTCACAATCAGTTCTTACAGGAGATGCGTTTGAGAAGCATTGGTTGTAAACTGGGCCTAAAGCATATTTTCACAAAGATCTACTTCCTGAAGTAATTCTCCAGCTGCTAACTGAGTGCACGGAAATTCATCAAActctgtttaaatatgttttactgCTGGTTTCTTGAGTCACACACAGGTTGAGGTtaagtgtgtctgtgtctgtgttgtaGCAGCTAGGATAAAGTTCTACATACTTTGCATTACTTCAACATGAATGTTTGGGCCAAGTTGTTAATCACAAACTGTGTTTGTTGTTGATGTGATTAATATGCATGAACAGTCTGTAAGCTATATGTAAGCTCTATAGGTTGGTTTCTTATGAAAGCATAAACAGTGTGTCCTCTGTGGTGCTTCCAGGATGCCCAGAGCCTTTCATAATCCCATCAGTTTGGGTGAACAATGGCAGAcgagggaaacctgtttgaaatctttatttatttattccatttgGTGCCACTTATGGAACAGATGTAACAGACCTCCCCTAGTGTATTCATATGATATTAGGACATTATGGCACTTTGGaactttgttcttttcttttcagtaAATGGTCGTTTTGGCATCAGTTCTGTTCTGTAGAATGCAGTTTTGAATCTTGGAGCACTATCTCCATTGCCGGAAGTTTTAATGAGCATGCTTCATTTGGTCTTGATAAagtgataaaaataattaatcaatgggttataccgatatatatatatatatatatatatatatatatatatatatatatatatatatatatatatatatgtatttttctatatattttcatttattcttgaagtgatagtaaaaacaatacagtaaaataactatacatgaaaatgatgtttaaaaaaaaatctataataattaaAGACAATTTAATTGTACACCAAATCaacataatagaatgatttctgaagaattatggGCCACACTTTGTTTTTATGGTTCAATTCTTATTATTGACTGTTAACTCTGACTTtagcctcaataaactcctaattactgcttgttaatagtaaagtagttgttaattTTCAGTATGAGGTCGGATTAAGAGATCTAAAATATTCTCATGAAGAATgaagcattaatatgtgctttataagaattaataaacagccaatatgctagtaataggcatgataataaacaactagttattgttctctaaactaaagtgttaccggattatgagacactgaagattggagtaattatgctgaaaattcagctttgcatcaaaggaataaattgcttattttattaatattaaaatagaaaacagctattatacatttaaatacaatgtaACAATATTGTCTTTGTTGCTCTTCTTAGAATGTGAGGAAATGTGGAgtgatttgtttttgtgtaaagtgtgttcatcccataggtgtaatggtgtttattctgtagaaactgtatattctatggcccttcaccaaccctacacctaaccctaaccctcacaggaaactttctgcatttttactttctcaaaaaaactcattctgtatgatttataagtgttttgaaaaatggggacatgggttatgtgctcataagtcaccctctccttgtaatacctgtgtcatacccatgacattatacagagttgtgtcctgatatgatacacacacacacacacacacacacgcacacacacacacacatgtatatagaCCCAGCTGATTGCACCTTTAGCTGCTCACAAATGATAAACTCCCAGTAAGCAGCTGGATGTTGCTGTCAGTGTTGTGCACCTGGGAATCACCCTGAACTAATTATATCTGAAGCAGCAGTGGAAAATGCAAATGAGAATTTTACTTACACCCCTGAAATCGGAGAGCCAATTTAATCTAATACCGCCTTTAATTTAGCGCGCTAATGCAAGACCCTGGAGgattactctctctccctctttctctctctctctctctctctctctccatctctctctctctctctctctcagactggACTGGATTAGTCGAGCAGAAACGTCTTATCTTTCCTATCGTTTCTTGAGCTTGTTTTAGGTATACAGTACTGCTCCAGGTTATTCAGATAGTTTGAGCGTGGattctgatgtttttttaaagatgttgaaCACTGTGCATACATGAGCCATGATCTATATTAGAAAGTGATTGTTGTCCCTGGTTTACAGTAATGGGTCACATGTTATACATGCTGTATAAAGGGCACGAAGAAACTGATAATTCTGTTTCACCATAAAAACAAGAACAATTCAAGATCAAgagattcaagattttttattcgtcacatacacagttatatatagatcatatataaccagcagtgaaatgtgagtctggtccgagaaagaaaacaacacagatgaaaatatacataaatatagctatgaaatgtgcaaacaggttgatactgtcagtatgtcaatgtgaggtagtgaataatGAATCTCTTACTAATAATTGAATGAGTGGAGACATGAATATGTTAAGAGGCTACGGAAGTGTTttccagatggcagcaaagtgaaaagatggttactggggtggatagagtctttgatgattttagcaGCTCTTCTTCTGCagtgtttgaggtagatgtcctgaaGAGAGGGAGAACAGATCCGGAGATGCACTCAGCTAaacgcacaactctctgcagggctttgcagtgtttactggagctgttcccataccacactgagatacactgagtcaatacactttctatggccccagaatagaaagttttcaggattgctggtgagaccct contains the following coding sequences:
- the cxxc4 gene encoding CXXC-type zinc finger protein 4, yielding MSNLNNALCIESGQSTDLSLLHKDTLQDGGLSQLLDYNAEMERYRSLANFYKCNGAFPQTAKIARITTPIFPSARIGVSPWNCDNGMLWGRKLNPNRTGMHRNESQRPGKPGVPLETLQMANNNFLSSLSPEHCRPLAGECMNKLKCGAAEAEIMNLQERVGTFSAIPTLGGISLPPGVIVMTALHSPAAVTDSAFQITNLADCPQNNSSASSGNPAKKKRKRCGVCTPCRRLINCGVCSSCRNRKTGHQICKFRKCEELKKKPGSLLERTAVNTGEAFRWFF